One part of the Nitrospira sp. genome encodes these proteins:
- a CDS encoding methyltransferase domain-containing protein — protein sequence MPTDDIIQKVSDRYARAASTGEQMCCPTGYNFEDLRSFIPDAVLNISYGCGTPAGLDTVQTGETVLDIGSGGGIDCFEAARRVGPTGHVIGIDMTDTMLEIARQHAPIVAANLGFPQSNTEFRKGMADAMPVEDATIDVIISNCVINLAPHKCKVFHEMYRVLKPGGRFTISDIVSDQVVPQYMVHDAAKWGDCLSGALQVQDYIGGMVEAGFRAVHQIKSGTWQSIDGVHFLSVTLTGYKLSDTVDNEAPLYATLCGPFSTVTDELGQQYRRGVPQPIDAQSAQLLRSAPLRPLFLIGPAPITLVEADPRWCAILPEPTPCVWQGAYAILTGPIISAEDDDHHQFYRGVPLEICSKTQHVLIQDPYQSHFTIYHRSSHVVEGEPVRCSPEGNCC from the coding sequence ATGCCCACCGACGACATAATCCAGAAAGTCAGCGATCGCTATGCCCGCGCCGCCTCCACTGGGGAGCAGATGTGTTGTCCGACGGGTTACAACTTTGAGGATCTACGCTCGTTCATTCCGGATGCCGTTCTGAACATTTCCTACGGCTGCGGCACTCCAGCAGGATTGGACACGGTGCAGACCGGTGAAACCGTCCTGGACATCGGCTCCGGCGGCGGGATCGATTGCTTCGAAGCCGCGCGCCGTGTGGGCCCTACTGGGCATGTCATTGGAATCGACATGACGGACACCATGCTGGAGATCGCCCGCCAACATGCCCCCATCGTCGCCGCAAATCTCGGGTTTCCCCAATCGAACACCGAGTTTCGCAAGGGCATGGCCGATGCGATGCCGGTGGAGGACGCCACCATCGACGTGATCATCTCTAACTGCGTCATCAACCTCGCCCCTCATAAGTGTAAGGTCTTCCACGAGATGTACCGCGTCCTAAAGCCAGGTGGTCGCTTCACGATCTCCGATATCGTATCCGACCAAGTCGTTCCGCAATACATGGTGCACGATGCCGCCAAGTGGGGCGACTGCCTCTCTGGAGCCCTGCAGGTTCAAGATTACATCGGCGGAATGGTGGAGGCGGGTTTTCGCGCCGTGCACCAGATCAAGTCCGGTACCTGGCAATCGATCGACGGCGTGCATTTTCTGTCCGTCACCCTGACCGGGTACAAGCTCTCGGATACGGTGGACAACGAAGCCCCGCTCTATGCGACACTGTGCGGACCGTTTTCAACCGTGACCGACGAACTGGGCCAGCAGTACCGACGCGGCGTGCCACAGCCGATCGATGCACAGTCTGCACAACTGTTACGGAGTGCGCCGCTGCGCCCGCTGTTCCTCATCGGTCCGGCGCCAATCACGCTTGTTGAGGCCGATCCACGCTGGTGCGCCATCCTGCCAGAGCCGACTCCCTGCGTCTGGCAGGGCGCCTACGCCATTCTTACCGGACCCATCATCAGCGCCGAGGATGACGATCATCATCAGTTCTATCGGGGAGTGCCGCTGGAAATCTGCTCGAAGACCCAGCATGTCCTAATCCAGGACCCATACCAATCTCACTTCACGATCTACCACCGAAGCTCGCACGTCGTGGAGGGCGAACCGGTGAGGTGTTCGCCTGAAGGGAACTGCTGCTGA
- the arsS gene encoding arsenosugar biosynthesis radical SAM protein ArsS (Some members of this family are selenoproteins.): protein MALTLSGQHKPLASSAEQLKVLADIGSCMPFDEQLRRSGLSPLHATGITVFQINVGKLCNQTCRHCHVDAGPDRTERMTRETAEHCIAALAQTDIPTVDITGGAPELNPNFRWLVEQTHALNRHVMDRCNLSVLLLPSQADLATFLAAHRVEIVASLPYYRAAQTDAQRGDGVFDKSIEALRLLNRLGYGREDSGLLLNLVHNPVGAFLPPKQDAIEAQFRKELRTKHGVEFNHLYTITNMPVSRFLEFLLESGNYQGYMERLANAYNPAAATGVMCRYTLSVGWDGTLYDCDFNQMLELPLHPSVPTHIRNCDLARLHHRHITTGNHCYGCTAGAGSSCGGAVT, encoded by the coding sequence ATGGCCCTGACACTGTCGGGTCAACACAAACCGCTCGCCTCTTCTGCCGAACAATTGAAGGTGCTCGCAGACATCGGGAGCTGCATGCCGTTTGACGAGCAACTTCGCCGCAGCGGACTGTCTCCACTCCATGCGACCGGCATCACGGTATTTCAGATCAATGTGGGCAAGCTCTGCAACCAAACCTGCCGCCATTGCCATGTGGATGCAGGTCCGGACCGCACCGAACGCATGACACGGGAGACTGCGGAGCACTGCATCGCGGCCTTGGCACAGACTGACATTCCAACCGTCGACATCACCGGCGGGGCGCCGGAGCTCAATCCCAATTTCCGCTGGCTGGTCGAGCAGACTCATGCCTTGAACCGACACGTGATGGACCGCTGCAATCTGTCGGTGCTGCTGTTGCCTTCGCAGGCGGACCTGGCAACCTTCCTCGCGGCGCATCGGGTGGAGATCGTCGCCTCACTGCCGTATTACCGTGCCGCGCAAACTGACGCGCAACGCGGGGATGGCGTCTTCGACAAATCCATCGAGGCACTGCGCCTGCTGAATAGGCTCGGCTACGGCCGTGAGGACAGCGGACTGCTCTTGAATCTCGTGCACAATCCCGTCGGCGCCTTCCTGCCGCCTAAACAGGACGCGATCGAGGCGCAGTTCCGGAAAGAGCTCCGCACCAAGCATGGCGTGGAATTCAACCATCTCTACACAATCACCAACATGCCGGTGAGCCGCTTCCTCGAATTTTTGCTAGAGAGCGGCAACTACCAGGGATACATGGAGCGGCTGGCGAATGCGTACAATCCGGCTGCCGCCACCGGCGTGATGTGCCGCTATACGCTCTCCGTCGGATGGGACGGCACCCTCTACGATTGCGATTTCAACCAGATGCTGGAACTACCGCTGCATCCAAGCGTCCCTACGCACATCCGCAACTGTGATCTCGCGCGGCTCCATCACCGGCACATCACCACAGGCAATCATTGTTACGGGTGTACGGCGGGAGCGGGATCGTCCTGCGGCGGTGCGGTGACCTGA
- the hflK gene encoding FtsH protease activity modulator HflK: MVWDPKDPWSKKGDDLDQAFKQAQGQLRNLLPTGGFRNLLFVAFTVFLIWQSAFIVAPDEEGVVKRFGIPVRVVEPGPHMKIPVVESVLQPKVAKLHRVEIGFRTDRQGRQQMIPQEALMLTGDMNILAIEFIVQYKIKSSREYLFNVADIDDTIGKAAEASMREVIGKSKIDEALTTGKAQIQHDTQELLQHILDEYKTGVQVAAVQLQDVDPPEAVAAAFKDVTNAKEDREKLINQAQGYRNDITPKAKGEAAQLVNQAKGYAQARLNRAQGEANRFLATLKEYNQSKDIISKRIYIETLEDVLPHIDKFVLDGKGGERALPYLPLDRFSKPAPAGTTQERTP; encoded by the coding sequence ATGGTCTGGGACCCGAAAGACCCTTGGAGCAAGAAGGGCGACGATTTGGATCAGGCCTTCAAGCAGGCCCAGGGTCAACTACGCAACCTGCTGCCCACCGGCGGGTTCCGCAATCTGCTCTTCGTCGCCTTCACCGTCTTCCTCATCTGGCAAAGCGCATTCATCGTGGCTCCTGATGAAGAAGGGGTCGTCAAACGATTCGGGATTCCGGTTCGAGTCGTAGAACCGGGCCCACACATGAAAATTCCGGTGGTCGAAAGCGTGCTGCAGCCCAAGGTGGCAAAATTGCACCGGGTGGAAATTGGGTTTCGTACCGACCGGCAGGGGCGTCAGCAGATGATTCCGCAGGAAGCCTTGATGCTGACCGGCGATATGAACATCCTCGCCATCGAATTCATTGTTCAATACAAGATCAAAAGTTCACGCGAGTATCTATTCAATGTCGCCGACATCGACGATACGATCGGCAAGGCGGCTGAAGCTTCCATGCGGGAGGTCATCGGGAAGAGCAAAATCGACGAGGCGCTGACCACCGGCAAAGCACAGATCCAGCATGACACCCAGGAGCTGCTTCAGCACATTCTGGATGAATACAAGACCGGCGTGCAGGTAGCTGCCGTCCAATTGCAGGACGTCGACCCCCCCGAAGCCGTGGCCGCCGCATTTAAAGACGTGACCAATGCCAAGGAAGATCGTGAAAAACTGATCAACCAGGCGCAGGGATATCGAAATGATATCACCCCTAAAGCCAAGGGAGAGGCGGCCCAATTGGTGAATCAGGCCAAGGGGTATGCGCAAGCGCGATTGAACCGCGCCCAGGGGGAAGCCAATCGCTTCCTTGCCACCCTCAAAGAATACAACCAGTCGAAAGATATCATCAGCAAGCGAATCTACATCGAAACGCTCGAAGACGTGCTTCCCCACATCGACAAATTCGTGCTGGATGGCAAAGGTGGAGAGCGAGCCCTGCCCTATCTCCCGTTGGATCGTTTCAGTAAACCGGCCCCCGCCGGCACGACGCAGGAGCGCACGCCATGA
- the hflC gene encoding protease modulator HflC gives MSKQGFAVAFVGIVIGLLVLGASPFYIVDVTQNAIVVQLGKPVRNVTEGGLYLKVPFIEEVTYFDKRLLDYDSNAQDVITQDKKTLLLDNFAKWRITDPLKVYQAFQSQRGALQRLHDIIYSELRVELGRHELAEIVSSARAQLMAVVTQRANEKASAYGIEIQDVRIKRADLPEQNEKAVFSRMQAERERQAKQYRAEGAEEAQKIKSEAEKDREIILAEAYRESEELRGGGDAKAFKIYADAYRQDPHFFEFTRTMEAYRKTLKDKTTILVSPDSEYFRFLKQR, from the coding sequence ATGAGCAAGCAGGGATTTGCGGTCGCGTTTGTCGGCATTGTCATCGGCTTGCTGGTGCTTGGCGCGTCGCCCTTTTACATTGTCGACGTGACCCAAAACGCCATCGTGGTGCAGCTCGGCAAACCAGTCCGCAATGTCACCGAAGGCGGCCTGTATCTGAAAGTGCCGTTCATCGAAGAAGTCACCTATTTCGATAAGCGGCTGCTGGATTATGACTCCAACGCTCAGGACGTGATCACGCAGGACAAAAAGACTCTCCTGCTCGACAACTTTGCCAAATGGCGGATCACAGATCCCCTCAAGGTCTATCAAGCATTCCAAAGCCAGCGCGGCGCGTTGCAGCGCTTGCATGACATCATCTATTCGGAATTGCGTGTTGAGCTGGGCCGTCACGAACTGGCGGAAATTGTCTCGTCGGCTCGGGCGCAACTCATGGCTGTGGTCACACAACGCGCGAATGAAAAGGCCTCGGCGTACGGCATTGAGATTCAAGATGTGCGGATCAAACGGGCAGACCTTCCCGAACAAAACGAGAAAGCCGTCTTTTCACGCATGCAGGCAGAGCGGGAACGACAAGCCAAGCAATATCGAGCGGAAGGCGCGGAAGAGGCGCAGAAAATTAAATCGGAAGCCGAAAAAGATCGGGAAATTATCCTGGCCGAAGCCTATCGTGAATCAGAAGAACTTCGTGGCGGCGGCGATGCCAAGGCCTTCAAGATCTACGCGGATGCGTACCGCCAGGACCCGCACTTCTTTGAGTTCACCCGCACGATGGAAGCCTATCGCAAAACCCTCAAAGACAAAACCACCATCCTCGTCAGCCCTGACTCCGAATACTTCCGTTTCCTCAAGCAACGTTAG